A DNA window from Roseofilum capinflatum BLCC-M114 contains the following coding sequences:
- a CDS encoding acyl-CoA dehydrogenase family protein, with amino-acid sequence MQAPTSFNLWQLTEDYLETAPNPEAMEEKTAVLRQGLAGLGGRSLLALNVPAQWSGIEASQGDYLGFLERLTRYSGTLAFTQAQHQTAGSFIAGGENQRLKMDYLPKMRSGERLIGVSYAHVRREKPTLEATKVDGGYLLSGYLPWITGWNLFQEAVIAARLPDGCILFAIIPLVSSVRGDLRFSPPMALAAMASTNTVSAQCDRYFIADRQVVAIRSPDWIINKDRNSVLNPTFPLLGLARASLDLVEKASQKQTEIVPHSVALSDRLEKCRQQIYRAKEQQHLSLEQEVQLRAQAIALTHECTLAAILVSRGRANQTDHPGQRIYREALVLSVIGHTDTVMEATLKYLVSAEKV; translated from the coding sequence ATGCAAGCCCCTACTTCCTTCAATCTGTGGCAACTCACGGAAGATTATCTAGAAACAGCTCCCAATCCAGAGGCAATGGAGGAAAAAACGGCGGTTTTGCGCCAAGGATTGGCGGGTTTAGGGGGGCGATCGCTCCTGGCGCTGAATGTTCCGGCTCAATGGAGTGGAATTGAAGCCAGTCAAGGGGATTATTTGGGTTTCTTAGAGAGATTAACGCGCTATTCGGGTACGTTAGCTTTTACCCAAGCCCAACATCAAACGGCTGGCTCTTTTATTGCGGGTGGTGAGAATCAACGCCTGAAAATGGATTATCTACCGAAAATGCGATCGGGTGAGCGTTTGATCGGTGTATCTTATGCTCATGTGCGCCGGGAAAAACCGACCTTAGAAGCGACAAAAGTTGATGGCGGTTATCTGTTATCTGGATATCTGCCTTGGATCACGGGCTGGAATTTGTTTCAAGAAGCGGTGATTGCTGCGAGATTACCGGATGGGTGCATTCTTTTTGCGATCATTCCTTTGGTTTCATCGGTTAGGGGAGATTTACGCTTTTCTCCACCGATGGCTTTGGCAGCGATGGCATCCACGAATACGGTGAGCGCTCAATGCGATCGCTATTTCATTGCCGATCGCCAGGTGGTTGCTATTCGATCGCCCGATTGGATCATCAACAAGGATCGCAACAGTGTTTTAAATCCAACGTTTCCGTTGCTAGGATTAGCTAGAGCCAGCTTAGATTTAGTGGAGAAAGCCAGCCAAAAACAGACTGAGATTGTCCCTCATAGTGTAGCTTTATCCGATCGACTGGAGAAGTGTCGTCAACAGATTTACCGGGCGAAGGAGCAACAGCATTTATCCCTGGAGCAAGAGGTGCAATTACGCGCTCAGGCGATCGCCTTAACCCATGAATGTACATTAGCAGCGATCCTGGTTTCTAGGGGCAGGGCAAACCAAACCGATCACCCAGGGCAACGGATTTACCGAGAAGCTTTGGTTTTAAGTGTCATTGGACATACCGATACAGTCATGGAAGCGACGCTAAAATATCTCGTGAGTGCAGAAAAGGTTTAG
- a CDS encoding NfeD family protein — MNLDTTHPRVNLWQQVCGWFAPSSQVATLPLPWTSSDPVVFLEGEGVVHQPIPPYGRGRVYYRGSWWPATCTEETTLLAGQEVRVIQRQNITLWVTPVASSLRSPPFMSATAETPFISP; from the coding sequence ATGAATCTGGACACAACACATCCCAGGGTCAACCTGTGGCAACAGGTTTGCGGTTGGTTTGCACCATCGTCTCAAGTTGCCACACTTCCCTTACCCTGGACAAGCTCTGACCCCGTGGTTTTTCTGGAAGGGGAAGGTGTGGTTCACCAACCCATTCCTCCCTATGGACGGGGACGGGTGTATTACCGAGGGTCATGGTGGCCGGCCACCTGCACCGAAGAGACAACGTTGCTCGCAGGTCAGGAGGTGAGGGTCATTCAACGACAGAATATCACGTTATGGGTCACACCTGTAGCGTCTTCCTTAAGATCTCCCCCTTTCATGTCGGCGACAGCCGAAACCCCCTTTATTTCTCCTTAG
- the nth gene encoding endonuclease III, producing the protein MNITRKWSAKQQRAREILIRLKRLYPDATCTLTYETPVQLLVATILSAQCTDERVNQVTPELFRRYPDAPRLADAPLEELEALVRSTGFYRNKAKNIKGACQAIEQEFGGQVPKRMEELLTLPGVARKTANVVLAHGFGINMGVTVDTHVKRLSDRLGLTEHKDPIRVERDLMRLLPQPDWENWSIRLIYHGRAICKAKKPDCDNCQLADLCPFNQATDLASKEK; encoded by the coding sequence ATGAATATCACCCGCAAATGGTCAGCCAAACAGCAAAGAGCCAGGGAAATCCTTATTCGGCTGAAGCGTTTGTATCCTGATGCTACCTGCACGTTAACCTATGAAACCCCCGTACAGTTGTTGGTGGCAACCATTTTATCCGCCCAATGCACGGATGAGCGAGTGAATCAAGTCACGCCAGAATTATTCCGACGCTATCCGGATGCCCCCAGGTTAGCGGATGCACCGTTAGAGGAATTGGAGGCTTTGGTGCGATCGACCGGATTCTATCGCAATAAAGCTAAAAATATAAAAGGGGCTTGTCAAGCGATCGAGCAAGAATTTGGCGGCCAAGTGCCTAAAAGAATGGAAGAATTGCTCACACTTCCCGGAGTCGCTCGCAAAACCGCCAATGTTGTCCTCGCCCACGGTTTTGGCATCAATATGGGGGTAACCGTTGATACTCATGTCAAGCGTTTAAGCGATCGCCTAGGCTTAACCGAACACAAAGATCCCATTCGGGTAGAGCGAGACCTCATGCGTCTTCTCCCCCAACCCGATTGGGAAAACTGGTCAATCCGCCTCATTTACCATGGTCGCGCCATTTGTAAGGCGAAAAAACCCGATTGTGATAATTGTCAGTTAGCAGATTTATGTCCGTTTAATCAAGCTACAGACCTCGCCTCTAAGGAGAAATAA
- a CDS encoding FecCD family ABC transporter permease, translating into MTPVRILSIFLLIGVGLGLTLALSLSFGAVPLTQTELWQALWHQGDGVNQTIIWQLRLPRVVAAVCVGSALGTSGALLQGMLRNPLATPFLLGISAGAGLVSVAMVTLGIAQSWIPLGAWLGAVLTTTLVYGLARSGNGISVERLILGGVAISSLFGAVQTTLLLLSADSRIQQALNWLVGSLNGRGWSEVRVAAPYLLVALIGAILLARSLNVLNLGDDLAVGLGVSLGRSRLLIGSTATLLAAGAVSIAGLIGFVGLIVPHGIRLLIGGNDYRWIIPLSALGGAWVLTLADLLSRLGAVELPVGAVTALLGSPLFVWLLYRRSM; encoded by the coding sequence ATGACCCCGGTTCGTATCCTCTCCATTTTCCTGTTGATCGGCGTTGGCTTAGGCTTAACCTTAGCCCTTTCTCTCTCGTTTGGTGCGGTTCCCCTGACGCAAACTGAACTCTGGCAGGCTCTCTGGCATCAGGGAGATGGGGTGAATCAAACGATTATTTGGCAGTTGCGACTTCCTAGAGTCGTGGCGGCGGTTTGCGTAGGTTCAGCTTTGGGAACCTCTGGCGCGTTGTTGCAAGGGATGTTACGCAATCCTTTAGCGACTCCCTTTTTACTCGGTATTTCTGCGGGTGCGGGTTTAGTCTCGGTGGCAATGGTGACCTTGGGAATTGCCCAAAGTTGGATACCTTTGGGGGCTTGGTTAGGGGCGGTTTTAACCACGACTCTGGTTTATGGGTTGGCTCGCAGTGGGAATGGCATCTCTGTAGAGCGGTTGATTTTAGGCGGTGTGGCGATCTCTTCCCTGTTTGGGGCGGTTCAGACCACGTTGCTGTTATTATCGGCCGATAGCCGCATTCAGCAGGCGCTCAATTGGTTGGTGGGTAGCTTGAATGGTCGGGGATGGTCGGAGGTGCGGGTGGCGGCTCCCTATTTGCTGGTGGCGTTGATCGGCGCTATTCTCTTAGCCCGATCGCTCAATGTACTCAATTTAGGCGATGATTTAGCGGTAGGATTAGGCGTATCCTTGGGGCGATCGCGTCTCCTCATTGGCTCTACGGCTACCTTACTGGCGGCTGGCGCGGTCAGTATTGCCGGATTAATCGGTTTTGTGGGTCTGATTGTTCCCCATGGTATTCGCTTACTCATTGGTGGTAATGATTATCGCTGGATTATTCCCCTCTCGGCTCTCGGAGGCGCTTGGGTGCTAACGTTGGCGGACTTGCTCTCCCGGTTGGGTGCAGTGGAATTACCCGTAGGTGCGGTGACGGCTCTGTTGGGTTCCCCTTTGTTTGTCTGGTTACTCTATCGGCGATCGATGTAA
- a CDS encoding hemolysin family protein, with the protein MIPHPLTSPVLAAAESGPLLGSIWLDATVLIVMLVLSACFSGSETAITALDNFKLRALIKEQGDPQGIFRLVLEQRTRFITTLLVGNNLINNFSAVLTSNLFALWLGNAGLGVATAVITFLVLIFGEITPKSLAINNVLAFFKAVVLPIYWLSRALSAIGIIDFLEWIAQSAIRFFQGNATQDDASLQDLQLMIEILGGKGKLDFYKHELLNKALMLDELTAKDVVKPRIDMRTISHEATLQELVNLCLETGFSRIPVQEESKDQILGVVHLKRALQTLKNLPPGERNSAPITTAMDSPVYVPEVKEVSDLLKEMLQSRIHLAIVVDEYGGTVGLVTLEDVLEELVGEIYDESDFPHRPPRPGKTAKPAKDRRWIPGLPGRGRSPRPPASSDNSPDR; encoded by the coding sequence GTGATTCCCCACCCTCTTACTTCCCCTGTGCTGGCGGCGGCTGAAAGTGGCCCTTTGCTTGGCTCCATCTGGCTAGATGCGACGGTTTTAATCGTCATGTTAGTCCTCTCCGCTTGCTTCTCTGGCTCAGAAACTGCTATTACTGCCCTCGATAACTTTAAACTTCGCGCCCTGATTAAAGAACAGGGAGACCCTCAAGGCATTTTTCGCCTGGTTTTAGAACAACGAACCAGGTTTATTACCACTCTCCTCGTGGGTAATAACCTGATTAATAATTTTTCGGCTGTCCTAACCAGTAACCTGTTTGCCCTCTGGTTGGGCAATGCAGGGTTAGGGGTGGCAACGGCGGTGATTACATTTCTGGTGTTGATTTTTGGTGAAATTACGCCTAAATCCCTGGCTATCAATAATGTGTTGGCCTTTTTTAAGGCGGTGGTGCTACCCATTTATTGGCTATCCCGTGCATTATCGGCGATCGGGATTATCGATTTTCTGGAATGGATCGCCCAAAGTGCGATTCGCTTTTTCCAGGGCAATGCTACCCAGGATGACGCTTCCCTGCAAGATTTGCAACTGATGATTGAAATTTTGGGCGGTAAGGGCAAACTGGATTTCTATAAGCATGAGTTGCTTAATAAGGCACTGATGCTCGATGAGCTAACTGCTAAAGATGTGGTCAAACCCCGGATTGATATGCGGACGATTTCCCATGAAGCGACGTTGCAAGAGTTGGTGAATCTCTGTTTGGAAACCGGATTTTCCCGCATTCCTGTTCAGGAAGAGTCGAAAGATCAAATCCTAGGGGTGGTTCACCTTAAACGTGCCCTGCAAACCCTGAAAAATCTACCTCCAGGAGAGCGCAATTCTGCTCCGATAACGACGGCAATGGATTCCCCGGTTTATGTGCCAGAGGTCAAAGAGGTGAGCGATTTGTTAAAGGAAATGCTCCAAAGTCGGATTCATTTGGCGATCGTTGTGGATGAGTATGGCGGAACGGTGGGACTGGTTACCCTCGAAGATGTCTTAGAAGAGTTGGTGGGGGAAATTTATGATGAGAGTGACTTTCCCCATCGTCCTCCCCGTCCAGGAAAAACGGCTAAACCGGCTAAGGATCGGCGATGGATTCCTGGCTTACCCGGAAGGGGGCGATCGCCCCGCCCACCAGCATCTTCTGACAATTCCCCAGATCGATAA
- a CDS encoding tyrosine-type recombinase/integrase: MSITQSVIGQIKRDIHLGKFDPSLQAYSQNHIDNENRMVTFLEESLQWGLDDVWEFYKDIKRNDAPLTTQKNHWAMVDNAIGRLSPSELISHSAKGLVTALLLYYGGATLERLLNNIIAASNLAYEHGKIAESYWGKVKKQLPSRKQQKRDSNRTQKAYSVDEVAAILEALKSDKYCPHKSAYSHSNYYRFVEFLVLTGCRPGEAIALTWGDIEGGKIRFNKSYSLGVLKGTKNGKTRYFPINDRLNDCLMDALMGLNLVPMVNGYFLPVAADIDEGVTNCKNALKPDLLSCLVFSSITGGYINLQNFTNRVFKRVIDGLYNDGLIKQKLPTYNLRNTSASFYLRMGVDRATIAHLFETSGEMLDRHYFSPDASVELPEM, encoded by the coding sequence ATGAGTATCACCCAAAGTGTAATCGGTCAGATTAAACGGGATATCCATTTAGGCAAGTTTGACCCATCCCTGCAAGCGTACAGCCAGAATCATATCGACAACGAAAATAGAATGGTGACGTTTTTGGAGGAGTCACTTCAATGGGGATTAGATGACGTTTGGGAGTTTTACAAAGATATCAAGCGCAACGATGCACCGTTAACCACACAAAAGAACCATTGGGCAATGGTTGACAACGCTATTGGGCGATTATCACCGAGTGAACTAATTTCACATAGCGCCAAAGGGTTAGTAACCGCTTTACTTCTCTATTATGGTGGTGCAACACTTGAGAGATTGTTGAATAACATCATTGCAGCAAGTAACCTTGCCTATGAGCATGGAAAGATAGCAGAAAGTTATTGGGGAAAAGTCAAAAAACAACTACCCAGTAGGAAACAACAAAAAAGAGACAGCAACCGAACACAGAAGGCTTACTCAGTAGATGAAGTAGCAGCTATCTTAGAGGCACTCAAAAGCGATAAATATTGCCCACATAAAAGCGCTTATTCACATAGCAACTATTATCGGTTTGTTGAGTTTTTGGTGTTGACCGGTTGCAGACCAGGTGAGGCGATAGCGCTAACCTGGGGTGATATTGAAGGGGGGAAAATACGCTTCAATAAATCCTATTCATTAGGTGTTCTCAAGGGAACCAAAAATGGAAAAACCCGCTATTTTCCTATTAATGACAGACTGAATGATTGTTTGATGGATGCACTTATGGGACTGAATCTTGTCCCAATGGTTAACGGCTACTTTTTACCTGTAGCAGCAGACATAGATGAAGGGGTGACTAACTGTAAGAACGCATTGAAACCAGACTTATTAAGCTGTCTGGTTTTTTCATCTATTACTGGTGGCTACATCAATCTACAAAATTTTACTAACAGAGTGTTTAAGAGGGTAATCGATGGGTTGTATAATGATGGATTGATTAAACAGAAGTTGCCCACATACAACCTTAGAAACACCTCTGCAAGCTTCTATCTTAGAATGGGTGTAGATAGAGCCACCATTGCTCATCTATTTGAGACATCAGGAGAGATGTTAGACCGGCATTACTTCTCACCTGATGCAAGCGTAGAGTTACCAGAGATGTAA
- a CDS encoding VapE domain-containing protein, with protein MAKSGITNPTLLKQFKHHESGFTVTGIDADGKPNRKSWQLRLKNPGNGAKYKCRKRQEGEGCSYDALLLGGRLSDFPLVAQKNQQHLSTVKSDKELWVLMTAFDNLPIVITEGAKKAACGLENGYITLSIPGCTMGLKPESTELVDTLRAFCGKDRPVTLIPDSDFRVNPDVYRAWRKLAKVLEDRGCKVRVGTWEATDIPTREKLTIKDVKGMDDFIVNGGDFDKVIKTAMTIAQWEKQFPEPKAKGKTDQRKGSGSAKLSPIEKAQLAINGLGVHLRFNELSKEIESSPGEGVDGDALWVRGCADSDLYTSVDTFYRVLGIEAKKDSYHPIQEYLKGCHEKYGDDVSVLNDIARRYLGTSDSLHQTFLVKWLIGAVARAMTPGCKMDTALVLHGSQGIGKSTFFNVLAGDWFTDSLDKLDSSNKDELLKAHQSWVIELAEIENAFSKTAISKIKQSMSATTDQIRPPYGRKTEKCKRGFVICGTTNQTQFLNDPTGSRRFWVISCNGRVNRELLTQERDQIWGAAYALWAKGEKWYLTEFEEEALAINNEGYESQDPWVEFLRDALLERGEQTTTVKDCFEHLDMPEPKSHNSKESRRIKDCLTHLGYQPEKFYRNGKQVRGWAIESLDKLNQNFGNSLSQLSQDAGTQSAQAFDNKTVQQNPLSHTVSSVSTNDDGDAEQDRQDSNKTVQDSLLSHPQTHTGQGVQDNKTVETVKPQTFNQNDLPFSRGDNVWVTTANGKREGTITNPPDRYGEWGVEFKNSKGEWMSHRFPSEGLSPREESDGYSVGDKVWVKDAQGNSREGVITHPKDEDGKWGLKINVGTSREEEWKKDIYYPSDELTPRLMS; from the coding sequence ATGGCAAAATCGGGAATCACTAACCCAACCCTGTTAAAGCAGTTCAAACATCATGAATCTGGGTTCACCGTTACCGGTATAGATGCTGATGGGAAACCAAATAGGAAGTCTTGGCAATTGCGGTTAAAGAACCCTGGTAATGGCGCTAAGTACAAATGCAGGAAGAGACAAGAAGGAGAGGGCTGTAGTTATGATGCTCTCCTTCTTGGTGGTCGGTTAAGTGACTTTCCACTGGTAGCCCAAAAAAATCAACAGCACTTGTCTACGGTTAAATCCGACAAGGAACTATGGGTTCTGATGACCGCTTTTGATAACCTCCCTATCGTCATCACAGAAGGGGCAAAAAAGGCAGCGTGTGGACTTGAGAACGGTTATATAACTCTGTCCATTCCAGGTTGCACAATGGGACTCAAACCGGAATCAACTGAGTTGGTAGACACCCTAAGAGCGTTCTGTGGGAAGGATAGACCCGTAACCCTAATCCCTGACTCTGACTTTAGGGTAAACCCGGACGTTTACCGAGCATGGCGTAAGCTGGCGAAAGTATTAGAAGATAGGGGGTGTAAGGTACGAGTTGGGACGTGGGAAGCAACCGACATCCCAACCCGTGAGAAGCTGACAATCAAGGACGTTAAAGGAATGGATGATTTTATCGTCAACGGTGGCGACTTTGATAAGGTCATCAAGACCGCAATGACTATCGCTCAATGGGAGAAGCAATTCCCAGAGCCAAAAGCCAAAGGAAAAACTGACCAAAGGAAGGGAAGCGGTAGCGCTAAACTCTCCCCCATTGAAAAGGCTCAATTAGCCATTAATGGTTTAGGGGTTCATCTCAGGTTTAACGAACTGTCTAAAGAGATTGAGTCATCCCCCGGTGAGGGTGTAGATGGTGATGCGCTATGGGTGCGTGGCTGTGCTGATTCTGACCTGTACACTTCCGTTGATACGTTCTATCGTGTCCTAGGCATTGAAGCTAAGAAGGACAGCTACCACCCCATACAGGAGTATCTCAAGGGATGTCATGAGAAGTATGGGGATGACGTATCGGTTCTAAATGACATTGCTAGACGCTATCTAGGCACAAGTGACTCATTACATCAAACCTTCCTGGTCAAGTGGCTTATAGGCGCTGTAGCTAGGGCTATGACACCAGGATGCAAGATGGATACAGCGCTAGTTCTCCATGGTTCCCAAGGTATCGGTAAATCCACATTCTTTAACGTCCTTGCTGGTGACTGGTTTACCGACTCTCTGGACAAGCTAGATAGCAGCAACAAAGACGAGCTATTAAAGGCTCACCAATCATGGGTTATTGAGTTGGCAGAGATTGAAAACGCTTTCAGCAAGACGGCTATCAGCAAAATAAAGCAGTCAATGTCAGCAACCACTGACCAAATTAGACCCCCCTACGGACGCAAGACAGAGAAGTGTAAGCGGGGGTTTGTCATCTGTGGCACAACCAACCAAACCCAGTTTCTCAATGACCCCACTGGCTCTAGACGGTTTTGGGTTATCTCCTGTAACGGACGGGTTAATCGTGAGTTACTCACTCAAGAGCGTGACCAAATATGGGGCGCTGCATACGCTCTATGGGCTAAGGGTGAAAAGTGGTATCTAACGGAGTTTGAAGAGGAAGCGTTAGCCATCAACAATGAGGGTTATGAGTCTCAAGACCCATGGGTAGAGTTTCTCAGGGATGCACTACTTGAAAGGGGAGAACAGACAACTACGGTCAAAGACTGCTTTGAGCATCTAGACATGCCTGAGCCTAAATCCCACAACTCAAAGGAGTCAAGACGGATTAAAGATTGCTTGACCCATTTGGGCTATCAACCAGAGAAGTTTTACCGGAACGGAAAGCAGGTTAGAGGATGGGCTATTGAATCCCTAGACAAACTCAATCAAAACTTTGGGAATTCACTGTCTCAACTGTCTCAAGACGCTGGAACCCAGTCAGCACAAGCTTTTGACAACAAGACAGTACAACAAAACCCACTGTCTCACACTGTCTCGTCTGTCTCAACCAATGATGATGGGGATGCAGAACAAGACAGACAAGACAGTAACAAGACAGTTCAAGACAGTCTACTGTCTCACCCTCAAACCCATACAGGGCAAGGGGTACAGGATAATAAGACAGTTGAGACAGTAAAACCCCAAACTTTCAATCAGAATGACTTACCGTTCTCTAGGGGGGATAACGTTTGGGTCACTACCGCCAACGGTAAACGGGAGGGAACCATTACTAACCCCCCTGATAGATATGGGGAGTGGGGAGTAGAGTTCAAGAACAGTAAAGGAGAGTGGATGAGCCACCGATTCCCGTCAGAAGGGTTATCGCCTAGAGAAGAGTCCGACGGCTACTCTGTAGGTGACAAAGTTTGGGTTAAAGATGCTCAGGGTAACTCTAGGGAAGGGGTTATCACTCACCCCAAGGATGAGGACGGGAAATGGGGGTTAAAAATCAACGTTGGAACAAGTAGAGAAGAGGAGTGGAAAAAAGACATCTACTACCCCTCTGATGAGCTGACCCCTAGGCTGATGAGCTGA
- a CDS encoding LptA/OstA family protein, protein MRILRSPHWGHLLGTLALIVPMTLGIGRLPAAYSQNNQNRAITLRADIQEANARTGVLTARGNVQVLYPARNIQATAAQAQYFSRERRIVLSGNVYVLQEGNSLRGETVTYLIDEGRFVALPQSQGQQVEAIYIVPESTDNAGNPDPLPPTPDL, encoded by the coding sequence ATGAGAATACTGCGATCGCCCCATTGGGGTCATTTATTAGGCACATTAGCCCTGATAGTCCCCATGACTCTAGGCATCGGTCGCCTACCGGCAGCCTATTCCCAAAATAACCAAAATCGGGCCATTACCCTGCGAGCAGACATCCAAGAAGCCAACGCTAGAACCGGTGTCCTCACCGCTAGGGGGAATGTACAAGTCCTCTATCCTGCCCGTAACATCCAAGCCACAGCCGCCCAAGCTCAATACTTTAGCCGAGAACGGCGCATTGTCCTCAGTGGTAATGTCTACGTCTTGCAAGAAGGCAATAGCCTCAGAGGAGAAACCGTGACTTATCTGATTGATGAAGGTCGGTTTGTCGCCCTCCCCCAAAGCCAAGGGCAACAAGTGGAAGCCATTTATATTGTGCCTGAATCTACCGATAACGCTGGTAATCCCGATCCCCTTCCCCCCACTCCTGATTTATAA
- the lptB gene encoding LPS export ABC transporter ATP-binding protein, whose amino-acid sequence MKLVLDNVHKSYGQRMVVNRVYLSVAQGEVVGLLGPNGAGKTTTFYMGTGLEKPSQGRIWLGDRDITALSISQRAKLGIGYLPQEPSIFRYLTVRQNILLVLEQTQVPRREWHWRTEKLLEEFRLSTVAQTKGIQVSGGERRRTELARVLAAGKEGPKFLFLDEPFAGVDPIAVSEIQTLVANLRDRHLGIVITDHNVRETLAITDRAYIMRDGEILASGNAEELYEDPRVRQYYLGDNFQR is encoded by the coding sequence ATGAAATTAGTATTGGATAACGTTCATAAATCCTATGGACAACGAATGGTGGTCAATCGCGTCTATCTCTCTGTGGCACAAGGAGAAGTCGTGGGATTACTCGGCCCCAATGGGGCTGGCAAAACCACCACCTTTTATATGGGAACGGGGCTAGAAAAACCCAGTCAAGGTAGAATTTGGCTGGGCGATCGAGATATTACTGCCCTGTCAATTTCCCAACGGGCGAAACTCGGTATCGGCTACTTACCCCAAGAACCCAGTATATTTCGCTATCTGACCGTGCGCCAAAATATTCTACTGGTTTTGGAACAAACCCAAGTGCCGCGCCGGGAATGGCATTGGCGCACAGAAAAGCTCTTAGAAGAATTTCGACTCTCTACGGTTGCCCAGACCAAGGGCATTCAAGTTTCCGGAGGAGAACGACGACGCACCGAGTTAGCCAGAGTTCTGGCTGCGGGTAAAGAGGGGCCCAAATTTTTGTTTTTAGATGAACCCTTTGCCGGAGTCGATCCGATCGCCGTCTCCGAAATTCAAACCCTAGTCGCTAACCTGCGCGATCGCCATTTAGGAATCGTGATCACCGATCATAACGTCCGCGAAACCCTCGCCATTACCGACCGAGCCTATATTATGCGTGATGGCGAAATCCTCGCCTCTGGCAATGCCGAAGAACTCTATGAAGATCCCAGAGTGCGACAATACTATTTAGGCGATAATTTCCAACGGTGA
- a CDS encoding LptF/LptG family permease, with protein sequence MTSSVSPEDYKPQRPKISPISVMDRYLIQELVSPFLFGLGAFTSVGVAIGTVFDLVRQVSEAGLPVAIALKVFFLQLPYFISFAIPTALLLGCIIAYSRLSSDSELIALRSCGVSLYRLLIPTLIFSICLTGITFTFNELVVPAAKREATLTLERALKQETPLQQAMNIFYPEYQRKELADGKRVRVLTRLFYAEFFDGKEMKGLTILDRSQSQFKQIIISEAASWNAEESTWDFFNGTIYVVDQSGSFKNIVKFDRQQLKLPRAPLDLASIGTKYEEMNIAESLNYLEIVRMSGDEKQIRKLQIRIHQRFAIPFACIAFGLMGAALGTRPQRTAGRATGFGISVLIIFTYYLLMSVGDALGLSGALPPVMAGWLPTVSALTVGLLLLWRVVR encoded by the coding sequence ATGACTTCTAGCGTATCCCCGGAAGACTATAAACCCCAACGGCCCAAAATTTCCCCCATCTCCGTCATGGATCGCTATCTGATCCAGGAACTTGTCTCCCCCTTTCTCTTTGGACTCGGAGCCTTTACTTCTGTAGGTGTGGCGATCGGCACAGTCTTCGATCTCGTCCGCCAAGTGAGCGAAGCGGGCCTGCCCGTGGCGATCGCCCTCAAAGTCTTCTTCCTCCAACTCCCCTACTTCATCTCCTTCGCCATTCCCACCGCCCTCCTACTCGGATGCATCATCGCCTACAGTCGTCTCTCCAGTGACAGCGAACTGATCGCCCTCCGCAGTTGTGGCGTAAGCCTCTACCGTCTCCTCATTCCCACCCTCATCTTCAGCATCTGTCTCACCGGCATCACCTTCACCTTCAACGAACTCGTCGTTCCTGCCGCCAAACGAGAAGCCACCCTCACCCTAGAGCGAGCGCTCAAACAAGAAACGCCCCTCCAACAGGCAATGAACATCTTTTATCCCGAATATCAGCGAAAAGAACTCGCCGACGGGAAAAGAGTGCGCGTCTTAACCCGGTTATTCTATGCCGAATTTTTCGACGGCAAAGAAATGAAAGGCCTCACCATCCTTGACCGATCCCAATCCCAATTTAAACAAATCATCATCTCCGAAGCCGCTTCCTGGAACGCCGAGGAAAGCACCTGGGACTTCTTCAACGGCACGATCTACGTCGTCGATCAATCCGGCTCCTTCAAAAATATCGTCAAATTCGATCGCCAACAACTCAAACTCCCCCGCGCTCCCCTGGATCTCGCTTCCATTGGTACAAAATACGAAGAAATGAACATCGCTGAGTCCCTCAACTACCTCGAAATTGTGAGGATGAGTGGCGATGAAAAACAAATTCGCAAACTGCAAATCCGCATTCATCAGCGCTTCGCCATTCCCTTCGCCTGTATCGCCTTTGGCCTCATGGGAGCCGCCCTAGGAACTCGCCCCCAACGCACCGCCGGAAGAGCCACTGGCTTTGGCATCAGCGTTTTAATTATCTTTACCTACTATCTCCTCATGTCGGTCGGCGATGCTCTCGGCTTAAGCGGCGCACTTCCTCCAGTTATGGCTGGATGGTTACCCACCGTATCCGCCCTCACCGTTGGACTTTTGCTCCTGTGGCGAGTCGTTCGTTGA